Part of the Amycolatopsis sp. 195334CR genome is shown below.
TGCCTGCCGCAGGTCGAGGTAGAGCAGTGAGTAGAACGTCGGGAACGCGTGCCCGGCCGCGAGCAGTTCGAAATTCGCCGAATTCACCACTCCCTTCGCGTCGAGGTGCACCTGGCTGCCGTCCTTCGTGCGGCCGCGGGCACCGCGGAATGCGAATGAGACCGGCCGCCCGTACTTGTCGGCGAACCGGGTCAGGATGTGTCCCGGCACGCTTTCCGGACTCGCCGAGGTGACCGTTCCGTCCTCCTCCCTTTCCACCGATCTGAAACCCAATTGGCGCAACAGCGCATCGGCCGCCTCTCTGGCCAGTCCGGGATGCTGGTGCCACATCCCCCCTCCCGGCGCCTGGCTCTGGTAATGCGTTTCCAGCGCGTCGATGCCTTCGAGCCGCAACTGCGCCCCACCGCGCGAGTTCAACCGCACCCGCAGTCCCGCCTTGACGAACGCGTCCACGTCGGTTGGGTAAAACCGCACCGAATCACCGTCGGGCGATGCTCCGACGATCTGAAAGGTTCCCTTGATCAAAGTCAGCGTCATGTGGCCATGCTAAGTAGCCAAGGTCGCAATTACGCCGTCATCAGCCGAACGGCCCAATGAATGGAAGGTTTCAGAAAGTGCGGCGCCCGTCGAGCACGGTCGCGGTCACCGGAACCGAACGGAGGTCCGCGGTCCGCAAATCCGCCGCGACCACCACCAGATCGGCCACATCACCCACCTCGACCGTTCCCCTTCCACCGGAAGCGGCACGCAACGCGTCCGCCAAGGACAATGCCTGTTCCGGGTGCCAGGCGGGCCGTTCGTCATCGGTGCGCGAGACCGCCGAAGCGATCGCGTCCCACGGATCCAGCGGCGCGACCGGTGCGTCCGACCCGAATTCCAGCGTGGCCCCGGCGGAAAGCAGTGCGCCATAGGGAAAAGCGTCGCCCGTGCGCGAAGCCCAGTGCCGGTCGGCCACGTCGCGGTCGTCCGGCTGGTGCGCGGGCTGCACGCTCGCCACCACCCCGAGCTCCGCGAACCGCGGCAGGTCCTCGGCGCGCACCAGCTGGGCGTGC
Proteins encoded:
- a CDS encoding nuclease → MRFYPTDVDAFVKAGLRVRLNSRGGAQLRLEGIDALETHYQSQAPGGGMWHQHPGLAREAADALLRQLGFRSVEREEDGTVTSASPESVPGHILTRFADKYGRPVSFAFRGARGRTKDGSQVHLDAKGVVNSANFELLAAGHAFPTFYSLLYLDLRQALADAATTARAEKAGIWEHDVSTGGFKLTSRKQLQEEVVLLPKLFRRLVDYLALDETGGVSLANFGRYLDTRNDRLFTTPEGQATELATLVEVKRQQLRLTVDPERIVFLEA